The Camelina sativa cultivar DH55 chromosome 18, Cs, whole genome shotgun sequence DNA window TTTTGACTTTCATAAcattatagtgtttattaaattttcaagtATTAAATAATAGAagttttactatatttttttaataaaataatcaccaaaaaaaaaaagacaacctAACAAACTGTTAACCTTTATTTGGGGTCACCCCAAGAGTGCCTCCATCATTCTTCACAAAAACATTCACTTAAAACTTTCACATTTGCTTCATCTTATATAAATCCAATCACTGACTACTCCtatcaaatataaaaactcAATAATTCATTCCAAAACTCTCATCAACATGTGGATGGACAAGTTCTTCTTGATCCTTCTTTCAGTTGTATGCATTGCCGTGTTCGTTACAGCTCAACCCTTGCCGTCACCGCAACCTTTCCAAGTAGATTGTTGGTCATCACTAGAAATGATTCCCGACTGTGTACCCGAAATATTCCGGTCCATAACAAACGGACAATTCGGGAACGTGGGACCTTCTTGCTGCCATGCCCTTTTGGGTCTCCATGCTGATTGCATCCCTCAGATGTTTATCTTTGCTCCCCTCTTCCCTCCTTCTCGCAGACTCAGGGATCATCATTGTTCCCAGACAGTAATTGTGACATAAACCCTTTTGAGACTTCGTTTCAAGaagtttttagtattaaacaTGTTTTATGCTTTTATAATGTGCTAATAATTAGCAGAACTATGTTTCTGCTTTCTCTATCAGATATCAATATTAACTTCCATGTAAAcactctatatatattcatgcTATGTGATATGCCTTTCTCTTTGTACCTTCAAAAACTCTCATTTAATTTGTCTACTATATGAGTTATCATGAATATGATCAACATTATAAATGTGTATAGATTGCCAAAATCTTCGGCCTAAAGCAGAAACTAGGAAGTTAAGAAGCATGAACTTGGTAAGAACTtccttaatttaattttggtctgattttttattttacggttcaaaattaaaaacctatataAAAGTAATTTTAATAGTTGAGTCTAGTATTTGTTAAATTCAATTTGAAACTAAGTTTTGGTGTACTTTTCAATTTCGGCATATGATAAGTGTTAAGCCATTTTGCCTAAATTATAACTCGATGTAGTTTCTGTTAATCTTTTCCCTATCCAAATTGGATCAGCTTAGTTTATCTGATTGAACCATCCTATTTAACATAGATGTTTGTATCTTTGTATTTCgtttatcatttttttgtttgaataaaaaatataataaaaatatagtcaGTTTTGTTTGAATCGTACCTTATTCATATTGCAGTACTCATTCACTTCTAGAGTTTTTTTGTCTCTTATATATACCACATACCTGTAAAGTGTAAACTTCATTAGTCAATAACTAACCACTATACCAACGTCATAGAGTCCGAAAAATCAACGAATATGCCAAACACGAAAATGAAATAATCTTaacgaagaaaagaaacatctaaagtattcaaataaaaatagtataGCGAACATAAAGGAACATGCATACTTCTTTATTCGATCTTGTAATTGGATGCATGGAAGATATAAAATTGTCAAGTGATTCGTTTACCTCCCAAGGTCTTTGGcgagttttgtttcttgattgatGTAATTTGACTTtgatataaattacttatttccATTGCTTACTTCAATCTAAATTGCCGAAGATTTAGACTTTTGTAACGAGCTTGTAGCGACGAATGTTAAATCGTCATGCTCTACAGTGTCATTTCTTCTACTCCACTTAGAATCATGGTGGATGTCTCATTTGCTCTTTTACTTTCGGCCTCAACGCCTCTATATAATCATTGcgaagttatttatttatttatgtggttGTTTGCTGCTTCAGAGAAAACGCATACCACAAAACTAAACATAAAGGGGATAAATTCACATCAaggaatatatatttctaaaagaaaacaaaatgtgtgTCCACTATTATTTCCGACGACGGTTTGTTAAGTTCTTTCAAGAAAAAGTTAGTCGCATTAACaaaatatctttcttttgtaacaTAAATTACCATCTGAACGTACATGACCACTCCTACAAAAACGAGTAGTAAGAAGtggttacaattttttttttcttttttgttattttttttttcttttcttcgacGATTTGtgacacaaagaaaaaatataattatctagAAGAAATGTGATTGTGAACTTTCCCGCCTATGTAGATGCATGTATCACAAAATTACAGGAATGACTAGATACAGTACAAGTAAAAACCATAGCCAGTGCCCACTGCAATGTGAGTAATTGTTGTAGATTAGCCAGCCACCGGAGCCTGACCATTGGTGGAGCAATAAGTCTTaccaaatgattaaaaaaaattgctctattttctatttaatttttaacgTCACTAGATTTTTAGGAATCTTGATTTTCTTTGATcaaatatgtttgatttttattaagtttgttggatttgatgaaataaatttagttttttttgaaataaatcggttaattatttgtttcgtccaatcttggagttattttctaactaatgtttcaacaacaaacaaaaaaaactagattgatTCAAACGAGCCAATGCGAAGGGACATTATTTACATAGGTCGTCAAGCGCGTTTCAGAACGCACAAGCCGCGCCAAAGTGTATGCTTTACCATTATGACGACAAGAAATTAAGACCAAGGAAAACAACGTAAACTCCTCTCTGTCGAGCTGAATCTCTTCCAGATTAGGTTTGAACGATGGCCACTtcgaaggcgaagacaccatcttcatcaAATCAGAGCAGTCAGTAACGAAAACGACATTCTCATTATCCGTCCCAATCATGCAACGCATCGCCCAGACAAAAGCTTCAATCTCGGCGTGAATCGGGGAAAGACTGTAGCGGAGATGGCTGCCCCCATAGCGGGACCTTCCCCGAACGGggaagaacaaaaccaaccTCTACCTGCAAATTGATCCGTAGATTTCCAGGAACTATCtacaaaacacaaatatttCGTAGGATGATGTTCCATAAAAAACCAGACGATTTTCCATGTGGCGTCTTTGGGACATCCTGCCCAAGATCACTCATCTCCTCCATTTGTGCTAAGAACCAAGCTTTAGAATCATCATCTACTAATCTCAAGATCGCAATAGGATTAGAATCCAGATCAGGGGCGAGGCAGTAAGAGAGGAATGGGGTCAGTCGAccccaccaaaattttaaaaaataatttttttatatatacataatataattaccctattaaatatcttattttgaccccacaaaaaaattaactggACTTACATTTATGAAATACctcactaaaaatatataaacggGGTTTACATTTATGAAATGGACTGgactcatattttattttagaataagcCTAGATAACAGTTTAAAAAATCttactaaaataaaaggaagcaaaatacaaaattctagCATCTTCTCTTCCCTTCTCTTCGGTGACAAGAAACACATCAAAAACAGAGTAGGAAAACCCTTC harbors:
- the LOC104760803 gene encoding uncharacterized protein LOC104760803; this encodes MWMDKFFLILLSVVCIAVFVTAQPLPSPQPFQVDCWSSLEMIPDCVPEIFRSITNGQFGNVGPSCCHALLGLHADCIPQMFIFAPLFPPSRRLRDHHCSQTVIVT